The proteins below are encoded in one region of Oncorhynchus tshawytscha isolate Ot180627B linkage group LG04, Otsh_v2.0, whole genome shotgun sequence:
- the LOC112248659 gene encoding zinc finger protein 703-like: MNGSPHGSEAHLRSPSPERTGNNSGNSPQRGAKRPLVSVPSPSDPTRQAKRLPIRILKMLSAHSSHLLHPEYLQPLTSAPVSIELDAKKSPLALLAQTCSQIGKPDPPSSSKLGSLSSGSLSDKDPSGRSSSSGHKSGDQHQSLEDKSSFKPYNKAGGECRKDGLLTKGATDKAGFRVPSGGSGSGGSCPSFPPHSTSPSSSSPPLHSQGQSHRQTQSPSTQQQTSHSQALHMDKKPVSSDQASSDSNSSTGKKDSDHSKERLDGAQLANSSHMRASANSSNASSASSPRPDSKADPQSSQPGLGSGHIAPVSPFKPGHSVFPMPPASMGYHGSIVGAYAGYPSQFLDHTKSSLGMGIPGKHPGSSPLTGASPPSLMQGLCRDPYCLTYPNHPHLGGSNCNTCVHDPSSLKSGFQIMYPSHHLHSLHPSSLSSTTPTLSHPLYTYGYMLQNEPQPHACNWVSVGGPCDKRFSTSEELLAHLRTHTALSGGLDSKLLSAYPSSVSSAASCHLHLPQPGSPGTMPSSFSLRGSPGLGLARYHPYTKAHLPGAPGLSMHSLQASSPYYSPYALYSQRLGSASALGYQ, from the exons ATGAACGGTTCTCCCCACGGATCTGAAGCGCATTTACGCAGTCCGTCCCCCGAGCGCACCGGTAACAACAGCGGTAATTCACCCCAGAGAGGAGCGAAAAGACCGCTGGTTTCCGTACCTTCTCCCTCAGATCCAACACGCCAGGCTAAAAGGCTGCCCATTCGGATTCTAAAGATGTTGAGCGCACACAGCAGCCACTTGCTACACCCGGAATATCTCCAACCCCTGACGTCCGCGCCAGTGAGCATTGAG CTGGATGCTAAGAAGAGTCCCCTGGCCCTGCTGGCTCAGACCTGCTCTCAGATTGGCAAACCAGACCCCCCGTCCTCGTCCAAACTGGGCTCCCTCTCCTCCGGCAGCCTCAGTGACAAGGACCCATCCGGACGCTCCTCCAGCTCCGGCCACAAGTCTGGAGACCAGCATCAGTCTCTGGAGGATAAGTCTAGCTTCAAGCCTTACAACAAGGCCGGAGGGGAATGCCGCAAGGATGGGCTGTTGACCAAGGGTGCTACAGACAAAGCTGGCTTCAGGGTGCCCAGTGGTGGATCCGGGAGCGGCGGCTCTTGCCCTTCCTTCCCCCCACACTCCACCTCTCCCAGCTCCAGCTCCCCTCCCCTGCACTCCCAGGGCCAGTCCCACAGACAGACCCAGTCCCCCTCCACACAGCAGCAGACATCACACTCTCAGGCCCTGCACATGGACAAAAAGCCTGTGAGCTCAGACCAGGCCAGCTCAGACAGCAACAGCAGCACAGGGAAGAAAGACTCTGATCACAGCAAGGAGAGGCTGGATGGGGCCCAGCTAGCTAACTCCAGTCACATGCGGGCTAGCGCCAACTCCAGCAATGCCAGCTCCGCTAGCAGCCCGCGGCCGGATAGCAAGGCTGACCCACAGTCCTCTCAGCCTGGGCTAGGCTCCGGACACATcgcccctgtctcccccttcaaACCAGGACACTCCGTCTTCCCCATGCCCCCCGCCTCCATGGGCTACCATGGCTCCATAGTGGGCGCCTATGCAGGCTACCCCTCTCAGTTCCTGGATCATACCAAGTCTAGTCTAGGGATGGGGATCCCAGGGAAGCACCCTGGCTCCAGCCCCCTCACCGGGGCCTCACCTCCATCCCTCATGCAGGGTCTATGCAGGGACCCATACTGTCTGACCTATCCCAACCACCCCCATCTAGGGGGCAGCAACTGCAATACGTGTGTCCACGACCCCTCCTCCCTAAAATCAGGTTTCCAAATCATGTATCCGTCTCAccacctccactccctccaccccAGCTCTCTAtcctccaccacccccaccctGTCCCACCCGCTCTACACCTACGGCTACATGCTGCAGAACGAGCCCCAGCCACACGCCTGTAACTGGGTGTCAGTAGGAGGGCCGTGTGACAAACGTTTCTCCACGTCAGAGGAGCTGCTGGCCCACCTGCGTACTCACACAGCTCTCTCTGGTGGGCTGGACAGTAAGCTCCTCTCTGCctacccctcctctgtctcctcagccGCCTCCTGCCACCTCCACCTTCCCCAGCCCGGCAGCCCTGGCACCATGCCCAGCTCCTTCTCTCTGCGGGGGTCACCTGGCTTAGGCCTGGCCCGCTACCATCCCTACACCAAGGCCCACCTGCCCGGAGCCCCAGGCCTGTCCATGCATTCTCTACAGGCCTCCTCGCCCTACTACTCCCCCTATGCCCTCTACAGCCAGAGACTGGGCTCAGCCTCTGCCCTGGGCTACCAGTGA